One genomic segment of Xyrauchen texanus isolate HMW12.3.18 chromosome 5, RBS_HiC_50CHRs, whole genome shotgun sequence includes these proteins:
- the abcg2b gene encoding LOW QUALITY PROTEIN: broad substrate specificity ATP-binding cassette transporter ABCG2b (The sequence of the model RefSeq protein was modified relative to this genomic sequence to represent the inferred CDS: inserted 4 bases in 2 codons; deleted 1 base in 1 codon), with the protein MIVREKEIVNGHVRHIGMKTGINAIIGATRTSKTSLLDVIAGRKDPCGLHSARSSLVDNKVVTSELRLMSAYVVQVRLASLSVCLSVCLRENLLFFGNLRLPRKLCSTADKKXKLESIIQELGLEDCAYTKTGTKFIRGVSGEERKRCSIGIELITSPTLLFLDEPTXANSIIALLHKLSQGGRTIIFSLYKPRYSIFKLFDHLKLLHKGEMVYTGPAGKAMTYFQSLELFRESQYSDAVTVDLKCITGSSDSSFGTKSKTSSYTTSLFYQLTIYLLWVSLTWCSTLAHSCSQLKVVCWRTVLNVVRNPQMLYAQMALNTICALLRGLV; encoded by the exons atgATTGTTCGGGAGaaagagatcgttaacggacatgtccgtcatat tggaatGAAGACAGGAATAAACGCAATCATAGGTGCAACCAGAACCAGCAAAACATC GTTGTTAGACGTGATTGCTGGTAGGAAGGATCCTTGTGGTTTGCATTCAGCCAGGTCAAGTTTAGTTGACAACAAGGTTGTGACCTCTGAGCTACGGCTCATGTCTGCCTATGTTGTACAGGTGAGACT tgcttctctgtctgtctgtctgtctgtctgtctgcgagAGAATCTCTTATTCTTTGGAAATCTGCGGTTGCCAAGGAAACTGTGTTCCACAGCTGATAAGAA AAAATTGGAGAGCATCATCCAAGAGCTTGGATTGGAGGACTGTGCATatactaag ACTGGTACCAAGTTTATAAGAGGTGTATCAGGAGAAGAAAGGAAGCGTTGTAGCATTGGTATCGAACTCATTACATCTCCTACTCTCCTGTTCCTGGATGAGCCAAC AGCAAACAGCATCATTGCTCTCTTGCACAA GTTATCACAGGGTGGTAGAACTATCATTTTTTCTCTT TATAAGCCACGTTATTCAATCTTCAAGCTGTTTGATCACCTGAAACTACTCCATAAAGGAGAGATGGTTTACACTGGCCCTGCAGGCAAAGCCATGACCTACTTCCAGAGTCTGG AGCTCTTCAGGGAATCTCAGTACAGTGATGCTGTCACAGTAGATCTGAAATGTATCACAGGCTCATCAGATTCCTCATTTGGAACCAAGAGCAAGACATCATCCTATACCACATCCCTTTTCTACCAGTTAACCATTTACTTGCTATGGGTTTCTTTGACCTGGTGTTCAACTTTGGCTCACAGTTGTTCTCAG TTGAAGGTGGTGTGTTGGAGAACAGTGCTGAATGTTGTCAGGAATCCTCAGATGTTGTATGCACAGATGGCTCTGAACACAATTTGTGCTCTGCTGAGAGGCCTCGTCTAA